Within Dreissena polymorpha isolate Duluth1 chromosome 13, UMN_Dpol_1.0, whole genome shotgun sequence, the genomic segment gactctaattcaaattgtataaatcttatcttcaccaaacttggtcagtagttgcatctagttgatatctaggccaagttcgaatatgggtcatgccaggtaaaaaactaggtcatagggtcaattagtccattttcaacagcgccactttgtccggactcttattcaaattgtattcatccgatctttaccaaacttggtcagtagttgcatctagttgatatctaggtcaagttcgaatatgggtcatgtcgggtcaagaactaggtcatagggtcaattagtgcattttcaacggcgccactttgtccggactctaattcaaattgtattcatccgaaacttttaaacaactttttatcctgcgtcaaagtggtatgggggtataagtcacattcagtgacaaagctctagttcaagttgaattcaccaaacttggtcagaggtagtatatagattatatatcagtcaggtctgattggagacatgcaaccgattaacacatgcaatatttttatgcaatatttttatccagttttattttgcgatattttcatcgggtttatttttttcgcgatttttgaaatttttttttgcttatttccaaaacaaatacatcaatcatcagtgtatcatctccaatggcacacgaatcgggcgtatattgctccgtcatgcggcgctcttgtttggAATAAATAGTGACTGAATATCTATCTAAGTTTGGTTGTGAGTttatctgggccataactatgtcattcattgtgagattaaacaaaaaaaatgcacatttgtttaccatcattgaacggtgtgtcatgccaaagaattgTCGATAtctctgaggtcaaggtcacgattgcataataactcttaaaatcgccaaacatgtaaatatgtttttcttattttgtgaagacagcatgcaaaatattctgtgtcaatgcagtaTGTGGGGTTATTCCTGGTATATTGGAGTCTgtatgttggttggtctgttgtggATTTGTCTATCCATTCAAACTTGTAAATATGTGATCAGCAtgaaaagaagattttcaaaacacaattttaatttgcATTGATTTCACATCCAAGAGTAATGGTCTTGATTCCTTGATCCTCGCTCATTAACATTCACAGGGACATCAggggtattttattattgtttatgaccaagtttgtattatatttgttttgaaagtgtGAACTTATTAATGGATAAATAGATagattgaacaaaattaatttattatgccctccttcgaagaagagggggttaattgttttgcacatgtcggtcagaccGTCCAtcaaattgtttccggatgataactcaagaacgcataggtacattaatcatgactggcaaatgaccccttcaattatcagttcactaggtcaaaggtcaaggtcacagtgactcgaaacggtaaaatggtttgcggatgataactcaagaaagtttaagcctaggatcatgaaacttcataggtacattgatcatgactggtagaagaccccttttgatttccaggtctctaggtcaaaggtcaaggtcacagtgacctgaagcagtaaaatggtttccgaatgatatatatatatatatatataattagctaTTGATACTTAAGTGAGAGTGATTACatgagtattcacacaatggctgccactacaactgtacAAAAGAATGACACTCACAGTTCTCACCATAAACCCCAATACTCTTCTCTCCATAACAGGGTGCTGGAAGATGCTTACTGCTATATTGACTGCTTCCGAGCGCTTCCTGGACCTAAAAATTATCTCCCAGCAGCAACCTCCCCAAGGTGTGACGAGAGTCTTCAAGGTAATTAATAGAGGGTGCAATGTGAAGTATAAATGCATAACGAGCCAAAATTGAAAGCTTAGGTTTGGAATAACTCgtctcatggtcaaagtcacacttaataCTCAATTTTCACATACCATTATATATGCAAGAAAGCTCATTCAACAACTCGCTACAATCAGGTTATATGCTGAATTTAtactttcaggtcaaaggtcctaGGCCACtaagaaatatttcttttaaatctcaCTCAAATGGTGaccatattgtttcaatatgcagAGTTTGGATTTGGCATCACTCACACTtgaagataaatattcatttgcCACATTATGATTTTGATTCTTCTTAGTAAATCACATATCCCGTTTCATTGTTCCAAGAAACAAAACACCAATGCTCACCACAATTAATTAATGCGATTTGCAAAACCAGGTTCAAACAAGATAAAAGGTTTGAACATTCAGTTCTATCCTTTAAATTTGTATCCgctcattattgtcccctaccagtttcatcggaggggatttatgatcacatttgattcatactttgacaaaacaacacttacctgacataccacaaggggctccacccaaaccatcccccatgccccaccccagaactcccccccccccccccccccccccgcccccctaaaaaaaataaatactttaacgatctctttcatatttggcatgtaggtaccttgcatggacctctaccttttgatgaggcttgaggtcactggggtcaaggtcactgaggctaataatagacttccttccgtcacacttttgctaccgtttctcatagcgccttcaatactttaccgatctctttcatatttggcatatatttttactaagaagaatcaaaatcataatgtggcaaatgaatatttatcttcaAGTGTGAGTGATGCCAAATCCAAACTctgcatattgaaacaatatggtCACCATTTGAGtgagatttaaaagaaatatttcttaGTGGCCtaggacctttgacctgaaagtaTAAATTCAGCATATAACCTGATTGTAGCGAGTTGTTGAATGAGCTTTCTTGCATATATAATGGTATGTGAAAATTGAGtattaagtgtgactttgaccatgagacGAGTTATTCCaaaccttgcatggacctctaccttttgatgaggtttgaggtcactgggtcaaggtaaccgaggctaataatagattttttaggtgtttattaacacatacattgacaaagcgcatcatcagggagcatccatcagtttcactgatattcttgtttgtcttagtaactttgaatattttgttaaattttgtgtttagatccactttacttctaaagtatcaaggctattgctttcaaacttcaaatactttcttactatcatgatggtactgtacctggcaagttgaatttgaccttgacttttgaatgaccttgactccccccccctcaaatttttcttttttttcttttttttgaaatatcatctattaaatgaccacacacacacacattataccccctctccatgatggcttacgttatactgtcaagcacttgaataatcgagcgctctgtcctctgacagctcttgttaattagtaatgtacatatttacaatatataaagcaAGGTCTGTGCTTTAAGAAACATATT encodes:
- the LOC127854929 gene encoding uncharacterized protein LOC127854929, with amino-acid sequence MVPNRPSHTECSLSSSAVKTGCWKMLTAILTASERFLDLKIISQQQPPQGVTRVFKVKGPRPLRNISFKSHSNGDHIVSICRVWIWHHSHLKINIHLPHYDFDSS